One window of the Misgurnus anguillicaudatus chromosome 8, ASM2758022v2, whole genome shotgun sequence genome contains the following:
- the LOC129450024 gene encoding voltage-gated inwardly rectifying potassium channel KCNH7: MRFKTTHAPPGDTLVHCGDVLTALYFLARGSIEILRDDIVVAILGKNDIFGEMIHLYAKPGKANADVRALSYCDLHTINREDLLEVLEMYPEFSDSFLTNLELTFNLRDDIAKGATAPQRNLYMAQSDSDEEDPDIRTKPCLKSKHPAGTPNRSSRPDRGRGREREFHTLPGEEEEEGEEETTGPLGLGVLGQHRLVNLNTIPDAYTRDCVENYQKDVCAEERPCGNADDSAKSQDKEGGDDCESDITFGEMEQRLDLLQEHLNRLEVQMTSDIQAILQLLQRQSALGPPAYSTVAVSPEYHKPVQPVTAIQTQSPYQEKVKSSEAKDYTPAVIPEMSCDVSTATALIPDQRWEAGPRPKPMKNESSASQQPRSLQLSIRQASLPDSSPGNGTKPDLHRPFSDPGLPGQ; encoded by the exons ATGCGTTTCAAGACCACCCACGCCCCGCCGGGTGACACGCTGGTGCATTGCGGTGATGTCCTCACGGCCCTCTACTTCCTCGCCCGGGGCTCCATCGAGATCCTCAGAGATGACATTGTGGTGGCCATCCTGG GTAAGAATGATATTTTCGGAGAGATGATTCATCTGTACGCCAAGCCGGGGAAAGCCAATGCGGACGTTCGAGCTCTGAGCTACTGCGATCTGCACACCATTAACAGAGAGGATCTTCTGGAAGTGCTAGAAATGTATCCCGAGTTCTCGGACTCCTTCTTGACCAACCTGGAGCTTACGTTCAACCTCCGCGATGACATCGCCAAG GGTGCCACAGCCCCTCAGAGAAACCTCTACATGGCACAGAGTGACTCTGATGAAGAAGATCCAGACATCAGGACTAAACCCTGCTTAAAAAGCAAACACCCGGCAG GTACGCCGAACAGATCGAGCAGGCCAGACAGGGGAaggggaagagagagagagtttcacACGCTCCCGggagaggaggaagaggagggcgAGGAAGAGACAACCGGGCCACTGGGTTTGGGAGTTCTGGGTCAACATCGTCTGGTCAACCTCAACACCATCCCTGACGCATACACTAGAGATTGTGTTGAAAACTATCAGAAAG ACGTGTGCGCTGAAGAACGGCCTTGTGGGAATGCAGATGACTCAGCGAAATCTCAGGACAAAGAGGGAGGAGACGACTGTGAAAGTGACATTACATTCGGAGAAATGGAGCAGCGACTGGACCTACTGCAGGAACATCTGAACAG GCTGGAAGTTCAGATGACATCAGACATTCAGGCTATTTTACAGTTGCTTCAGAGGCAAAGCGCTTTGGGACCTCCAGCATACAGCACGGTGGCTGTCAGCCCCGAATACCACAAACCAGTGCAGCCGGTCACTGCTATACAGACACAG AGTCCCTATCAAGAGAAAGTCAAAAGCAGTGAAGCCAAAGACTACACACCTGCCGTTATCCCAGAGATGAGCTGTGATGTCAGCACGGCGACCGCATTGATCCCGGACCAACGGTGGGAGGCGGGGCCGAGGCCGAAACCAATGAAAAACGAGTCCTCGGCATCACAACAGCCAAGATCACTCCAGCTGTCAATCAGGCAAGCTTCCCTGCCCGACTCATCACCCGGCAACGGCACGAAGCCGGATCTCCACAGGCCCTTCTCCGATCCTGGGCTTCCAGGGCAGTAA